The Sulfurimonas aquatica genomic sequence GTGCAAAAAAACAAGACTTCTTTAAAGGAGTGCAACTCTTAAAAGATAAAAAAATAAAAAAAATAGCAATAGCAAATCCAAAAACAGCCCCTTATGGAAAAGCGGCACTAGAAGCGTTAAAAAAGAGTGGCGTTTACAATCAGATAAAAAACAAACTCGTTTATGCCGAATCGGCTTCGCAGAGTCTTGCATACTCTATAAGTGCGGCAGATATTGGTTTTGTAGCTTCATCAGCACTCTATAGCCCCAAAATGAAAAAGTATAAAGAGGGTATTCACTGGAGTGATGTAAACGCTACTCTCTACACACCTATAAACCAAGGCATAGTTTTACTCAAACATGCTAAAAGCAACAGAGAAGCTAAAATATTTTATGATTTTATTTTAAGCCCTACTGCAAAAA encodes the following:
- the modA gene encoding molybdate ABC transporter substrate-binding protein; protein product: MLKKILILSLLLPVYLLSSTINIAVATNVSYAMDELKKEFHNLYPDINVRVTLGSSGKLTPQIKNGAPYDVFMSANMSYPKSLYKDKIAITKPRIYAQGSLSYLSAKKQDFFKGVQLLKDKKIKKIAIANPKTAPYGKAALEALKKSGVYNQIKNKLVYAESASQSLAYSISAADIGFVASSALYSPKMKKYKEGIHWSDVNATLYTPINQGIVLLKHAKSNREAKIFYDFILSPTAKKILLKFGYKVL